TGCGCCAGGTGCGTGCCGAAGGCCCGGCGGTGCGGCAGTTGTTCAAGGTGCTCAAAGACGGCGGTGCGGTCGGCATCCTGCCCGACCAGCAACCCAAGATGGGCGATGGCGTGTTTGCGCCGTTCTTCGGCAAGCAGGCGCTGACCATGACGCTGGTCAACCGGCTGGCCGAGCGCACCGGCGCCAGCGTGTTGTACGGCTGGTGCGAGCGTGCCGGCGACGATCTGCAGTTTGCGCTGCATGTGCAGCCGGCCGACCCGGCGGTGGCCGATCCTGACCCGATACGCGCGGCCAGCGCGCTCAATGCCGGCATCGAGCAGATCGCCCGGCGCGATCCGGCGCAGTACCAGTGGACCTACAAGCGCTACACACTGCGCCCGCCGGGCAGCGGCGAGGCCAACCCGTACGCCACCGAGCGGCACCCGCACTAGGCCAGGAACAACACACCCCGCGTGGCCTGGCCGGCGGGTGCGGCCTCCGCGCACCCAGTGGCTGCGTGCGCGGCCTGGGTTGTCCGCGCTGGGGCGTTGCCAGCGGGCCGGTGATCGCAGCGTTGTGCCAGAGACGCAAGGCGGCACCCCCAACTACCAGGCGCTGCGGTCGGGACTGGCGGATGTCGCGTTGTTCCACCTTCCCGGCGCAGACTGCGCCCCTGCACCTGCAGCCCCTTCCTTCGAACCGCCCTGGCCGCATCAGCGGGCCGTAGCCGCACCACGCTCAGTCGTCGTGCGGCTCGGCCGGCGTGGCCAGGATGCGCTGATAGAACGCCAGGTCCAGCCAGCGCCCGAACTTGAAGCCAGCCTCGCGTACCGTGCCGGCATGGGTGAAGCCGAACTGCTCGTGCAAGGCAATGCTGGCCTGATTGCTGGCATCGATCCCGCCGACCAGCACATGCACACCGCGCGCTTCGGCCGCGGCGATCAAGGCCTGCAGCAAGAGACGGCCCAGGCCTTTGCCACGATGGTCGCGGTGCACGTAGATCGAATGTTCGACGCTGTACTTGAACGCCGGCCAGGCGCGAAAGGTGCCATAGCTGGCGAAGCCCATCAGCGCGCCATCGGCATCTTCCACGCCGATCACCGGAAATCCGCCGGCGCGCTTGACGGCGAACCAACCGACCATGCTCTCCGGGGGCCGCGGCCGGTAGTCGTAGAGGGCGGTCGAATGGACGATCGCCTCGTTGAAGATGTCCAGAATGGCGCTGGCATGCCGTGCTTGACTGCAGTCGATAAGACGCATGGGACCTGCTGAACCGAGAGATCGCCTGATTAGAAAGCATCGCCGGGCGCTGAACAACGTGCCAGGTGCGCAACCAATCACCGCCAGTGCCGTCACTCATTCGCGGCCGCTGGATGCAGCGTTCCAGCTGACGGTGGCAACCGTCGGTTGCCAAGCACGCGACAATGGCGCCACGCGTCCGGCAACGGCGCGGCGGCGTTCGCCTTGAAGCGGCCGTGGCCATCCCCATTTGGAGTCGTGCATGAGCAGCCCCGTCCCCTCCCCCAGCGCACCGGCCTTCGGCGATCCGGCGGCGATCCGCTGTGAGCGCGCCGCCTCCGAGTTGCGTGCTGGCCGGCCGGTGCTGCTCACCGCCGCGGGCGGGCAGTCACGCGCCGTGCTGGCGCTGGATAGCAGCACGGCACAGTCGTACACCGCTTTCGCGCGTGCGGCGCAGGGCCGCCACTATCTATTCGTCACGCCCACGCGCGCGCAGGTGCTGGGGCTGACCGCGCCGCAGGGCGCACGCGTCGCGCTGGCCGACTACAGCTACGACCAGCTGGCCGCCCTGGCCTATCTGCGCGACACCCCGGTACCGGCGCACTGGGCGGCCGGCGACGCGCTGGATGCCGGCGGCGTGGAGATTGCGCGGCTGGGGCTGCTGTTGCCGGCGCTGCTGGCAGTGAACCTGCGCGACGTGCACGACCATGCCGCCTTCGCCGGCTGCCAGTCGCTGGCACTGGACGACCTGGGCAGCGGGTGCGCCAGGTCAGCCGCAGCCGGCTACGAGCTGGTCACCCGCACCCCGGTGCCGCTGCGCGGCCTGGGCATGAGCGAATTCGTGGTGTTCCGTGGCGGCGTGGCGCAGCGCGACCAGGTGGCGATCGTGGTCGGCCAGCCCGACCTGTCGGCGGCGGTGCCGGTGCGTGTGCATTCCTCGTGCCTGACCGGCGACCTGTTCGGCTCGCTCAAGTGCGATTGCGGCGACCAGTTGCGGCATGGGCTGGCCAAGCTGAAGGAGCTGGGCGGCGGCGTGCTGCTGTATCTGGACCAGGAAGGCCGCGGCACCGGCATCGCCGCCAAGATGCGCGCCTATGGGTATCAGCATGCCGGCCTGGACACCATCGATGCCGATGCGCAACTGGGCTTCGGGCCGGACGAGCGCCGTTACGGCAGTGCGGTGGCGATGTTGCAGGGCCTGGGCATCGGCCGGATCCGCCTGCTCACCAATAACCCGGCCAAGGCCGAGCGCCTGCGCGCCGCCGGCATTGCGGTGGAAGACCGCATTCCGGTCACCGGCGACATCACCCCGGAAAACGAACACTATCTGCGCACCAAGGCGACCCGTGCCGGCCATGCGCTGGATGTGGATGCGCTGATCCTGGCCGCGCAGTAAGCACCGCCTGCGCCGGATGCGCCCGCCCGCGGCGCCCGGCTATGCTTGCGCACCGCTCCTGCAGGCCAGCCTTGTGCACGACGCTCCACCGCCGCACCCCGAGGTCATCGTTGCTGCCGCGTCGGCACAGGTTGCGGCGGTGGACCACACCCAGTGGCAACCGCTGCCGCAACGCGGTGCGTATGTGGCCGGCGTCAACGGCGCGCTGGGCGGTGGATGTGCCGGGCTGATCGCGGCCGGCGTGACCGTCACCGTGCTGCACGCCTGGCATGACTGGCCGGTAGTGCTGGGCGTGACCGTGGTTGCCGCGCTGCTGGGTGCGTGGTTCGCGGTCAAACGGCATCGGCTCACCCACTGGAAACTCGATCAGCACGGCCTGGCGCTGCAACGCGGTCATCTGTGGCAGAGCGATACGCGGATTCCGATCTCGCGCGTGCAGCACGTGGACCTGCGCCGCGGGCCGATCGAACGCGCGACCGGCCTGACCACGCTGGTGGTGCATACCGCCGGCAGCCGGCTCAATGCGGTGGCCGTGTCCGGGCTGGATCGGGCCGATGCCGAGCAACTGCGCGACCGGCTGGCGCGCCAGCTCGACCACCACGACGACGCGCTGTGAGCGCGCTCGAACACCCCGGCCAGGACGAGCAGCGCCTGCATCCGCTGTCGTGGGTGTTCGTGTTGTTGCAGCAGATCCGCCAGTTCCTGATTCCGCTGGCGGCCTTGGTCCTGTTCGGCAGCCGCGATGGCAGCCGCGACTCGGCCGACCACATCGCCACCGGCGCGGTGATGGCAGTGCTGGTGGCAATCTCGGTGCTGCGCTATTTCACCTATCGCTACCGCATCGGCACTGATGGGGTGGCGATCCGCAGCGGGCTGCTGGAACGCAGCCGGCGCGATATCCCGTTCGCGCGCATCCACAACGTGGTGGTACACCAATCGCTGCTGCATCGGCTGGCCGGCGTGGCCGAAGTGCGGCTGGAATCGGCCGGCGGGCACAAGCCGGAGGCGGAAATGCGCGTGCTGCGGCTGGACCAGGCGCTGGCGCTGGAAGACCTGATCCGGCGCCGCGTGCAGTCTGCCGATGCGGCGCCGGTGCAGGCCGACGACAGCAATACCTTGCTGCGCCTGCCGATGGGCGAAGTGATCCGGCTCGGCCTGATCTTCAACCGCGGCATGGTGGTGGTGGCCGCCAGCGTTGGCGTGATCTACCAGATGATTCCGCGCCACGTGGCCTCCAACTTCATCGAGATCAACGGTGAAATCGCATACCGCTACGTCAACCAGGTCCATCCCGGCGCCGCAGTGGCCGCCACGCTGGCGGTGCTCGCCACCGTGGCAGTGCTGCTGGCGATGCGCGCGCTCTCGGTGGCGCTGGCGCTGGCGCAATACCACGGCTTCCATCTCAGCGAATCCGAACGCCGCCTCACCGTGGAGCGCGGCTTGCTGACGCGCATCCGCAGCAGCGTCGCACTACGGCGCATCCAGTCGTGGACGGTGTACGAAGGCCGCCTGCACCGTCTGTTCGGCCGTCGCCAGTTGCGCGTGGACACCGCCGTGGCCGGCACCGGCGACACCCACGGCAGCGCGCTGAAGGAGCTGGCGCCGATCGCCGAGCCGCAGCGCTGCGATGCCCTGTTGCAACGCCTGCTGCCCGGTATCGCCTGGCCGCCGCCGCAGTGGCAGGGCATTGCCACGCGGTGCTGGTGGCGCCTGAGCCTGCCGACGGTCTTGCTGTTGCTGCCGCTGGTGGCCGGGCTGGCGTGGCAGTTCGGAAGTCAGGTCGCATGGCTGCTGCTCTGGCTGCCGTGGAGCGCGTTCAAGGCGCATCGGCAGGTACAGCGCATGGGGTATGCGGTGGATGCGCGCTACGTGGCAGTGCGCGGCGGCTGGTGGACGCGCTGGTGGCGACTGGCCGAACTGGACAAGCTGCAGGCACTGCAGGTGCAACGCTCGCCGCTGGATCGCCTGACCGGCACCGCCACGCTGTGGCTGGATACCGCCGGTGCCAGCGCCACCGGCCCGGCCTTGCGGCTGCGCTTCGTGCCGCTGGCGCAGGCGCAGGCGCTGCAGGCGCAACTCGGCACCGCCCTGGCACGTCGCAGGCTGCGCTGGTGATCGGGAATCGGGATTGGGGGATTCGGGATTGAGTGGACGTAGCTGTTGGCAGCGCCATCTCGTCAGCGATCGACCAGCGGCCATCAATGCCGCGCCGGACCCCAGTAGCCAAGTTCGCGCCGGATCTGCAGCCCTCGCCATAACGCACCCAGCGGTTTGCGCCGTAGCGTACCGAGCCTGCCGGCGATGAAGTCATCGGTGGCGGCAATCACCCGCTCCGACGAATGCCCATCGCGGTAGGGATGGATCGCATCGGCATAGGCGGCCAGTGCGCTGCGCAACTCGGCATCCGGTGCCAGCGCGCGCGCCAGCTGTTGCGGCAGCTGCCCGGGCTGCTCGAAGTTGAGCATATGCGGCTGCGGCACGCGGTTGCGGAAGGTCACCACCGGTTTGTGTTGCACCACGAATTCGGACACGATCGACGAGGTGTCCGACACCAGCACATCGGCCGCACGCTGCGCGGCCATCACCTCTTCCGGTTCGACGAAGCGTGCATTGGCGCCGGCCAGCGCGCGATAACGATCGAACAATTCCGGCGCGCACTTGGGGTGCAGCGTGAGCAGCCAGTAATGCGCTCCGCGCGCGATGTCGGCGGCAAGCTGATCAAACAGCACCGGTGCCGCGCTCAGCCGCTCGGTGAAGGTGGAACCGAACAGGAGCGTCGGGCGTCCGTTGGCCGGCGCGCGCAGTGCGGCGCTGTGCCCGCCATCGTCGCGGAACACCGGGTCGAGCTTGGGCCAGCCGGTTTCGGCCACCGCAAAATGTCCTTCGCGCGCGGCCAGCGCACGGAACGGTGCGGTGGTGGCCGGGCCTTGCGTGCAGTACAGATCGAACAGCCCACGCACGCGGAAATGGCCGCGGTTGTCTTCGCGCTTTTGCACGTTGAATCCGTGGAACAGCTGCACCTTTGCGCCGGACACGAAGGGCGCCACCCAGTTGGCCGCGCCGAACACCGCACGCGGACGCAAGGCCAGCGCTTCGCGCAGGCCGACTTCGCGCACGCCCGGCAGCACCAGGCCACGCGCGCCGCCTTCGTACCAGGCGGCTACCGCATCGCCGCGGGCCTGTAATGCCTGCGCCAATGGCGCCAGAATAGGCAAGGCGTAACGTTCCGTTGCGAACAGCAGGTAATCGGCCATCACATGTCCTCTTCGACCGCACCCGACCAACGGCCGCGCATCAGCGCCTGCATTATCGCGTTCAACGAGGCCGATCGCCTACGCGATTGCCTGACCTCGCTGGCATTCTGCGACGAGATCGTGGTGGTGGACTCCGGCTCCACCGACGCCACTGCAGCGATCGCCGCTGCGCACGGCGCGCGCGTGCTGCAACGCGCCTTCGACGGTTACCGCAGCCAGAAGGCGTACTGCGTCGCACAGGCCAGCCACGACTGGGTGCTGTGCCTGGATGCGGACGAACGCATCAGCGATCCCTTGCGCAACGCCATCCTCGCTGCGCGCGACGCCGGCTTCGCCAGTGCGGCCGGCTACCGGTTCGCGCGGCTGTCGGAGTATTTCGGTCGCTTCCTGCGTCACGGCAATGCCTATCCCGACCGCGTGCTGCGCCTGTTCGACCGACGCCGTGGCGGCTGGCGCGGCAAGCGCGAGATCCACGAGGCGGCCAGTGTCGATGGCACGGTGCTCACCCTGTCCGGCGACCTGATCCACTATCCCTACCGCTCGCTGGCGCAACAACTGGCCAAGACCCAGCGCTATGCGCAGATGATGGCCGAACACGATCACGCACGCGGCAAGCGCGCCACCTGGAGCAAGCTGGTGCTGGCGCCGGCCTGGCGCTTCTGGCGCGGCTATCTGCTGCGTGGCGGATTTCGCGATGGCTGGCACGGGCTGATCTACGCCTACGTGCGCGCCAACTACGTGCGCCAGAAGACCATCATGCTGTGGCTGTTGCAGCACGACCAGCCCGTACAGGATCCACCGCGCGCACCGGATCGGCACAGCGACTGAGCGCGCCGATGCGCCGGCAATGCGGCCGCCGATCAGCGACGGCCGATGTACGAAAGCGCGTCCGTCGTGGTGTGGCAGTGATATCTGTACAGGCCTGAAGACGGCCACCCGCTCGTACGCACCAGATCCGCGTGTCCTGCGCCCTACGCACCAGCCAGATTGCGCCTGCTATGGGTTGCTGGCCGCCCCCGGCATTGCCTGCTGCTGCGCCTGACGCGCCGCCAGCCCCACCAGCACGCCCACCATGGCGGTATAGAAACTGGCCGCCACCTGGTGCGCGAACATCGACTGGGTCAGCCCGCACAGCGCATAGCTGATCACGAACATCACCCCGGCTGCGGCCGGGCCGCGAAACTGCGCGTGCCCGCTGCGCCGGTGCAGGCGCACGAAGATCCATAACGGCACACCGTACACCGCAATCAGCAGGAACAAGCCAGGAACGCCCTGGGTGGCGCCCCACTCGGCCAGATCGTTGTGCGCATGGCCCAGATGACAGCGCAGCAACCAGGTATCGCCCGCACAGACCGGCAGTTCATGCATCGCGTCGTCGAAACGGCCCACGCCGACGCCGGTCAGCGGATGCGCACGCAGGGTGTCCCAGGCCACCTGCAGGCGCTCGATCCGGGCACCGGCGGACGAATCGCTGTCGCCGACCTCATAGCGTTTCAGATCGCTCTGCAACTCGCCCAGGCGCATCTGATCGGTCAACGCAGGCACGCTGGCAACCACGCCCACCGCCAGCACCGCGCCGCCCACGATGGTCAGCAGGCGCATGCGTGCGTTTTGCCAGGGTGCGCCCCACACCAACACGCCTAACGTGACCAGCAAGGCCAGCCAGACGCCGCGGCTGCCGCTGAGCACGATCACCACGATCGCCGCGATCGCCGCACCCACCAGCCAGCGCACCGCACCCACCGGCCGGCAGAACGCCACCACCACCAGCAGCATCATCACGATATCGGCAAAGACAATTGCATTGGTCCAGCCCTCCGCGCGATCGGCGCCGTTCATCACCTGCAGCATCGCGATCAACATGGCCGCAAACACGCCAACCAGCGCGCCCCGCCACAGCCAGGCCTGGCGTGGCTGCAGCGCGTAGGCCCACAGCGCTGCCCACGGCAGCACCAGGAAGCGCGAGCGGTTGTCCACATCGCGCAGGCCGTGCTCGAACAGGGCGATCGACAGCAGCGACATGGCGATCACCGCCACCGTCAGCCAGCCCAGCGTCCGCAGCGACCAGCTGCGCTGCGCAATGCCGGCGCGCAGGCTGCGCCAGCCGACCAGCGAACCAAGCAGCAGGCACAGGCCAAACGGCAGCAGCCCGCTGGGCATGCTCACGACCAGCGCCGTCAGCGCGAACACCCCCAGTTCGGCAATGCTCACGCCTGCCCGCGATGTCACCGGAGCGGAGTGAGGAAGCGAAGCAGGCTGGGTGCGCAGGGAATTCATCGAGACATCGGTCAAGGGGTGAAGAAACGAACGGGTCGGGTTCAAACGCCGGCCAAGCTAACGATGCCGGGCATGAATCCTTGTTAGACAAGGGGCGCTGCATGCATTGGTGGCGGGCGCCAGAGACCAGCGGCGGCAGGCGACTGGCTCATTCGACATCCAGGTTGCCCTGCTCCTTTTCCTCCACCGCCTTCTCGGTGGAACTGGCCACGCAGTCGCCCTGGACGGCATCGGCCGGCACCAGCCACCAGCGCCGCCGGTTGGCCACGCCCACCAGCTGGCTGCGGCTGCGGTCCACGCAGCCCAGCAGTGCCGTCTCCTGCGCCATCAGCCAACGCTGCCGTGGCTGCGCGGCCTGCCAGGCCACGCCACGACGCAGCTGCTCCTCCCACGGCACCTTGAAGCCGAAGGTCTGCGCAGGCCGGTCGGCCATCAGCAGGTTCTGCTCCTTCCAGGCCACCAGGCCGAGCTGGGCATCCGGGCCGATGCGGCGCCCGGCTTCGCGCATCACTGCGCCGGCCGAGCTGGAATCGTTGAAGATCGGGTAGCAGATCAGGCCGAACGCCACCCACCAGGCGCCCAGCAGCGAGACCACGGCCAGCGGCGAGCGCCGGACCCGCAACCACAGCAGGCTGGCCACACCCCAGCTGCCCACCGCCAGCAGCACCCAGCCCAGCGGGTCGGTTGCCTCGCTGCCGACCCCGCGGCTATCCATGATCTTCTGCTCGAAGCCCGGATGTCCGATCAGCATCGCGGCCCCGCCGGCGGCGAAGGCCACCGTCAGCAGCAGCACGAAGCCGAACAGCAGCCGCTGCACTCCGGCCCGGCGCAGCAGACCCGCGGCCAGTGGCGCCAACGCCAGGCAGAACATCGGCAACGCCGGCAGGATGTAGACATCGCGCTTGCCGCTGGGAATGGTGAAGAACACCAGCACCAGCAGCCACCAGGCCAGCGGCAGCAGGTAGCGTGCATCGCGCCGTCGCAGCCGCCGACGCCACGCCGGAATCGCCCACGGCAGCAGCAGGATGGTCGGCAACCACATCGTCGCCATGCTTTGCAGGTGGTACCACACCGGCTGCGCGTGATCCCACGAACTGGCGTAGCGCTTGGCGGTCTGGCGCAGCAGGATGTCGTTGAGGTAGACGCGGTATTCAGGCTGGCCGGCAGTCAGCGCGGTCACCATCATCGGCACGAACCACAACGCGATCGCCACGAAGAAGAACAGCGGTCCCAACCAGAAGCGCCGGTCGCGCACATGCACGCGCACGCCCGGCCAGCCGCGCGCCGCGGCAATGCCGGCCGGGATCAGCATCAACAACGCGATGATGCCCACGCCCTTGGTGATCACGCCGAGCCCGGCAGCGAACCAGCCCAGTGCCCACCAGCGCCAGGCCGGCCCCAGTAACAGGTGACGCAGCAGCCCGTAGTTGGCCAGGGTGATCCAGAACACCACCAGCGGGTCGATCTGCGCCTTCTTGGCCTGGAAGGTGAAGTGCAGCGTGAACAGCAGCATCCACGCCGCATAGGCGCCAACGCGCCGGGTCCACAGCCGCCGTCCCAGGTCGTAGACGCAGGCCAGCGTCCCCAGCGCTGCCAGCAGCGACGGCAGCAGGAACGCCACCCGCCAGTTGCCCAGCAGCGTGTAGAACAGCGCCTGCAACCACATCAGCATCGGCGGCTTGTCCGAATACAGCTCGTTGCCGCGATGCGGGAACAGCCAGTCCCCGCTCAGTACCATCTGCTTGGCCACCAGCGCAAAGCGCGGCTCGTCCGACGGCCACGGGTCGCGCAACCCCAGCCCGGCACCGATCACCAGTAGCGCGGTGATGGCCAGCAACCAAAAATCCTTCGAGGCACGGGTTTTGAGCATGACGGGCGGCAATGGGACGCGAGAGGGGAGTGCGGTCAGGAGGCTTTTAGCAAAAGCGCGTAGAAGAACCCGTCGCAGTGCTGCTCACCGGGGAAGCGCTGCCGCCCCGGGCCCGCCACATGGCCGAACGGCGCACCCAGCGGCTGCGCCCGGGCATCGGGCGTGCGCTGCAGGAATGCGGCGATCTGCGCCTGGTTTTCGCGCGCCAGCAGCGAGCAGGTGGTGTAGAGCAACTGCCCGCCGGGACGCAGGGTGCGCCAGGTCGCGTCCAGCAGGCGCGCCTGCAGCGCACACAGCGCATCGATGTCGTCGGCCCGGCGGTGCAGCAGCACGTCCGGTTGCCGACGCACTACGCCGGTGGCCGAGCACGGTGCATCCAGCAGCACTGCGTCGAAGGGCTGGCCGTCCCACCACGCCGCCGGGTCGGCAGCATCGGCCGCATGCAGGCTGACCTGCGCCGTCGGCACGGTGCGCTGCAGGGTCTGCTGCACGCGCTCCAGGCGGCGCGCATCCACATCCAGCGCGGTGAGCTGCACGGCGGGGTGACGTTCCAGCAGATGCGCCGCCTTGCCGCCGGGCGCGGCGCAGGCATCGAGCACGCGGGCCGAGGGGTCCAGCACCAGTGCATCGGCCACCTGCTGCGCAGCGCCGTCCTGCACCGACACCACGCCGTCGGCGAAGCCAGGCAGCTGGCTCACCGGCACGGCACCCTCCAGCCGCAGCGCATCCGGCAACACCGGGTCGGTGTGTGCAGCGATACCGGCCTCGGCCAGCCCCGCCGCGTAGGCCGCCGGATCGGTCTGCCCGCGATGCACGCGCAACCACATCGGCGCCATCTGCGCGCTCGCCACGAAGATGGCCTCGGCACACTCGCCCCAGTCCGCGCGCAGCTGCTTGCGCAACCACGACGGCCAGCCGGCATCGTCGGCCACCACGGGGAACCCTTCGCGTTGCGCACGTCGCAGGAGTGCGTTGACCAAGCCGGCCTGGCGCGGCCGGCCCAGCGCGCGGCAGGCATCCACGGTGGCCGACAGCGCCGCGTGCGCGGGCAATTGCAATACATCGAGCTGGGCCAAGCCGGCCATCAGCAAGGCCTTGAGTTCGGCGTCGCGCGGCGGCAGCGGGCGCTCCAGCCATTGCCGCAGCGCCACGTCGTAGGCAGGCCGGCGCCGCAGCACCGCGAAACAGATCGCCTCCACCAACGCGCGGTCGCGCGGGTCGGCCAGGCCGGGCAGCGCCGTGGCCAGCTCGGCTTTCAGCGAACGCCCCTGATCGAACACGGCCGTCAGCACCCGCGCCGCCACCAGGCGCGAGGCGACGCCGGCCGCCACCGTGTCGGTCGCCATCAGCGCAGCGCCGGCAGGTCGCGACGCGCGTTGAGGTAGTCGGCAGCGGTGATCGCCTTGCCGCCCTCACGCTGCAGGACGCGCACCCGCAATGCGCCCTGGCCGCAGGCGATGTCGATGCCCTGCTTGCTGGCAGCCAGCAGCGTGCCTGGCGGCTGTTGATGCGCCAGTTCCAGCGCCACGGCGCCATGCAGGCGCACGCGCTCGCCGGCCAGGATCGCTTCGGCCACCGGCCACGGATTGAACGCCCGCACGCGCCGCGCCAGCGCCTGCGCCGGCTGCGCCCAGTCCAGCCGCGCCTGCGCCTTGTCCAGCTTGTGCGCATAGGTCACGCCGTGTTCCGGCTGCGGTTGCGCCACCGGGCGGATGCCGGCGCGCAACAGGCCCAGGCCATCGGACAGCACCTGCGCGCCCAGCGCGGCCAGGCGATCGTGCAGCTGCCCGCCGGTTTCCTGCTCCTCGCCGATCTCGATGCGCTGCGACAGCAGCACCGGGCCGGTATCCAGCCCTGCTTCCATCTGCATCAGGCACACCCCGGTGTCGCGGTCGCCGGCTTCGATCGCGCGCTGGATCGGTGCGGCGCCACGCCAGCGCGGCAGCAGCGAGGCATGCACGTTCCAGCAGCCATGGGTGGGCGCGGCCAGCACCGCCTTGGGCAGGATCAGCCCGTAGGCCACCACCACCATCAGGTCGGCATCAAGACCGCGCAGCGTGGCCAGGGCCCCGGGCGAACGCAGGGTCTGAGGCTGGTAGACCGGAATGCCGCGTGCGATCGCTTCCAGCTTGACCGGCG
The window above is part of the Xanthomonas cassavae CFBP 4642 genome. Proteins encoded here:
- the fmt gene encoding methionyl-tRNA formyltransferase, which produces MRIVFAGTPEFAVASLRAAAQRHEVVAVYTQPDRPAGRGRGLTPSPVKLEAIARGIPVYQPQTLRSPGALATLRGLDADLMVVVAYGLILPKAVLAAPTHGCWNVHASLLPRWRGAAPIQRAIEAGDRDTGVCLMQMEAGLDTGPVLLSQRIEIGEEQETGGQLHDRLAALGAQVLSDGLGLLRAGIRPVAQPQPEHGVTYAHKLDKAQARLDWAQPAQALARRVRAFNPWPVAEAILAGERVRLHGAVALELAHQQPPGTLLAASKQGIDIACGQGALRVRVLQREGGKAITAADYLNARRDLPALR